GTCACTCATCCCCTTCTCCGTCTCTGCCCGTCTTCCGTTCGTCTGCCTGTGCGTCAATTTGGCTTCTTCCTTGGCGGGGTTCTTGTTTTAATCTTCTCACTCAACTtgcatgaacacaaacacacatacatgcgtATGATTCACTCCACcgctctctttctgtctctcttctctcaAACCTACACACGTACACGCTTGCacatcacacactcacaccagACACAGGCAGATGGCCCATCTGCCAGGCAAGCTGCCGATCCGTGTTCTCACAACCCCAGCGAGCACCCCCTTGCCCTGGGCGGTCAGACCCAGAACCAGACCCCCAACACTGCCAACACCACTGCCCCTACAGCCACCCATTACCAGCCCCCAGCATGCTGTGACATTCCCTGCGCCCTGATTGTCCAGCACTCTTTCGAACCCACAAACCCCTCCGAGCTCACCCCCAAAATGAGAATGACAACCTTCACCACCTCACCTCCAACCCCAAGgttatatatacaatagaagatttaaatatatatatataattggTTATTAATGCTTGTAGCCCGATGTGTTTTTGAAATGTCAATATGAATGATTATTTATTAAGAGAAATAATGAAAATCAGGAAGAATGGTGCAAATACTGGATGCAGAAGTAcctcattttaaagaaaaaaaaaagttttgtcatCTGGcatggtgccagctgaactgtgCAATCATGCCTTTATACCACGAGAGGGTGCTGTCGCTCTATTTTGAGGCAAATTGAGCACCATCTTTCACCAGACAGTTAAAGATAAATGTGTATGTCAGGTCAGCGAAGTGTTTACTTTTAGGTCACAGAGACTTTTGCTATATTTTATATCCCAAATGAAGCCACAAAATATTCTCTGTCTAAACCAAGCATTGTTCTTCAAATATGGCCTTGACTGAAAAATCTGAGTTTTacattaattattttacttataCGCCATTATAGTTCTTAATAAGTGACTTAGTGTTGCTATATCTTATGTAATGTTATAGTAGATCTTGTGATGCTGGGAAATGTTACACTCTTCACAGTATAACATAATCTTGTAGTCAGATCCGGCTCTGGGATCTTcttaaaaaaagaggaaagaaaccTTCCATTTTTCCTTGCTTCAGTCCCTTTTGTTCACCCAGTTACCCATTAGTCTCCTTTCACAGACAGCAGGCTGACCATTTGTGATTCACTCTTCTCTTTCAACTCCCCCTCATTTCTTTCTGTACCAACACTGCCCCGTTGATGTCCCCTAACTCAAACTTTTAGTGTTTGTATGATAGTTTCACGACAGACGTTAGCGCCCCCTCGTCCTCtccttcctcccactgtccctCCTTTAGATGGGGCATCACTCCTGGTCCCCTCGTCCCGTGAACTACATACAGTAGGGCCAGAGCCCCCTCCAGAATCCCCCAGACCCAAAGGACACGGTCAGTAAAACTCTCTATCCCCCCTACCCGTATTAATGTGACTCCTATCATCACAAAAACCCTGTATGATGTTACCTAAATAATACTACCCTGGAATTTAAAACACCAAAAATGAGACATCCAAGTTATGTGGTTCCCCCCACCTCACCTACCTCTGAGACAGAAAACCTTACCTCATCCCACCACCTAAAAACCTACAGAAGCACACTGGCACGTTTGTGGACAATGAACAACGTAAAAGTTGTGGAAACTTCTCCAGCACTGTCTTCTGCTCACCTGAGCCCTCTCTCGTCTATGTGCTCACCTCATTCATTGCAAACTGAACTCCCCTGCACTACTATCCACCCTACCCtatgcagtaaaagcatgaaACACCTCTCACTGAGTGTTACCATTTTTTAGACTATGTGGATAAGTTATTATATAAGTAAATGTGAATATAGTCATATTTCTTTATAAGTTTCATTTAACTGATACTGTAAGTTAAGTTAAAGCTTAAGTTAATGTATTTGCTGTGTTTCAAGTGGAATTGTTAAGATTGTTAATTGTTAGACATTTTTTGATTTAAGTTAATGATGCAATCCTAAAAAAGAAGAACTTCAGCAATAAATTATGGCCTGGTACCAAATTCACGAGATGTTAATCTCAATGTGAATTTTCCTTATCAAAGTGGCCATAAtgaaccaggtaaaatacataagACTAAGTCAGGTACTGTCCAACATTTGAACTGTCTTGCATAGAATAAGTTGTATTTGAAGATTAAGTAGATAATGTATGGTAATGCTTGCTTGATAATTGACCTAACACCCTGGAATCACAGAGCACACAGCATGACTGCAGTGTGTTTCCTGCTGGTATTCCAGATTATCTGCACTCCCTTACAGACCTTGTacaagtgtgtgtatgtttctctCTTCCAATATCCTGACCACAGCTCAGAGTGTGCTTCTCTATCTTTCCCTTCCATCCttcccctcctctcttcttgcTCTCCCTGCTTCCTGCCAAATCCATCTTTCCCTGTGACcatcaaaacatttttgtgCTGAACTATTGCAAATACAACGACTTGAAATCGTGTGTCATGTTTGCTTGTTGTCCCGCCCTCATCATTTCACCATGTGCTTTGTCTAACACCTTTCTCTTGCTTTcactattatttttaataaccaTTTATACTGGTTGGATGGATGACATCCCTATTGCTGAATACAAATACACCCCATACTATGTCCTCTCTGCACATACTCTGTTTCCTTTGTTgttctcttcctctcttcctTACTCCTGTATTTGCACTACCCTCACTCCTTTCCTTTACTCCCTTTACCTCCTTCTCTTCCTTTATCCAACTTTCCTCAATTTATCCCTCCCATTTGCATTCCTCTTATCTTGTCCTTCTCCATATCTCCTTATCTCCATCTCCCATTCTTAAACATTGTCCCTTGATCTTTCTTCTATCCCATCCCTTCTCGCCTTTCCTTTCAAACgtcttctttatattttccctCACTTCCCATtaacattttcccctctttccaTTTATCATCACCTCTTCTCCGTTCTACTCCTTCCCTGCCCCTCCCCACCTACAGGACGATAAGGAGATCGACCTGGAGCACCTACACCGCCGGGTTAACAGCTTGTGCACCGAGGACGAAAGCCCCCACAAGCAGTTCTCCACCTCTTCCGTCGATTTAACACCCCTTGACATGGATGCGCTACCTGCTGCCCGCCAGGCGCTTGAGCAGATCAGCGATTTCCGCAACACccacatcaccaccaccaccttcaTCCCTGAGCAGATCCAGACCCTAAGCCGTAGCCTCTCTGCCAAAGCCGCCGCTGGATTTTCTGCTGGTTTCAGTAGCGGTGGCAGTGGCGGGGGTGGCCTCCAGGACCACCGGACTGGTGGGGTGGGCCCTTTCAGGCAGAGGGCCCCCAATGGTGGCTTCTTCCGCAGCCCCATTAAAACAATGTCCTCCATTCCCTACCAGCCCACAGGTCCAGGACCCAACTTTGGCTATGGCAATGATCCAGACAGGGGCACCTCCATATGAGGAGTTGCTAAGGTTGTTTCGGGAAGAAGAGTTATATGCAGGAGGAGGCGAGGTGGTTCTAGTCAGTCATAGGTGGTAGAACAGATATGATGTGGCTAAGTTCGAAAGTCAGAAGGTGGAGATCTGTGTACATAGGAAtctttctgttttcagtttcaGCTGGGGTGTTTTCAGGGGTGTCTATTTTATACATGGGGAAGTCAAAGGAGGTGGAAGTCTGTTGGGGTGTTCCTCATTTGTGCAAACCATGGTGTTGAGGTGCAAGAGGGGAAAGGGTGCGGGAAGGGGCTTGACTCTTtgctttattgttgttgttcttgtgatTGGGGGATTATTTTTGAAATGTGTGTGAAAGggaatcttgttttttttattgtttcagttTTATGACATGGGATCTGCCTCATGTTACGGGATCTGATGAAACAACCTGACTCCTATTACTATCTAAACTCCCGTCTCGGAGGGTTTAGTTTATACTAGTTCAGTTCCAGGAAATACTCCTATATTCTTGTTAGCTCCAGGGCTGTCATTTGTGGATGACTGGTGATCTCTTTAGCCATGAAACAACTTCAAGGGGGCTTCTACTACTAAGCAATTATGGGGCTGTTATTTTGTGAAGGTATATAAAACACATATACTTTTGTCAGTGGCCCTCGGAATACATACAGTACACAGCCCGTGTAGTGTTTTGAAAAGGCCCCAACTCAGTGAATATTGGAAGATTCCACTTCGCCAGTTTTACTCTGCCTTTTCACGCTGTTTTCTCTTCTCTGGTGGCGTTTCACCAATACCTGGGGCTCTAAATGTGTAATCATCTCCAAGATGGTGTCCACACTGTGGCCTGACTAAAGAGAAGGCTGAACACAAAGTGACACCTTCCTGGTGCATCGATCTGGAAACTGTTGAAATGCCATGACAGTGCAACAGTATGACACTGTAGAAATTGCCAGTTTGGTGCATCAATCTTAAACTACTtctgccattttttttctttttttggtgcaTCAGCTTGAAACTGTTTTCACCATTCTGATGCACATTAAACTCTTTGTCAATCCCACTGCACTGTACCAGTGCCCACAGACCTGTAAGTGATTGTATGTAGATCtgaccttttcttttctcacctGTACTGTGCTATCTGCTTTTCAAGTCAAGGTGAGATCCTCTAATCTGACTCTAAGAGGTATAGTAAaaagcagcttaaaaaaaaacttaaaaaaaacataaaagacaaGCTGAAAGACTTCAAAAAGCTTATGCTTATTATATGTCTTTtattgaattttgtttttggaaaaaaaatagattttaatgCGTGGAATGTGTTTTGGTCAGGAAgtacaagaaaaaaattaacattgttCTAAGCTGtctatgttgtttttttatttttcagcaaatTTTGAAAAACTGCTAAATGAGTGCTGTAGTCTCTGGTTTTGCATCATGAAGTCATTCAGacgtttgatttttgttttttctttgttttgcttaCTTTTAGTGCTACCATGGCTCGGGtgtttaaaaaagataaaatgtcACTCTGTAATGTCATCAAGTTCATGAATCACTTCTTATCAGGTTCAAGTGGTGAAATggagttttattttgtgttgagGAGAAGCCATTGCAACAGCATCTTCAGTGCAGGCCTTATGTGACAACTAGTTCGCTGTAACCTCCCAGCTTCCAGTTAAACCCAATATATCAGTGTACTGGGACTATTTAAGAAGAACAGATCAGTAGTTGTGCTGCAGGTGATGGGAAAGTTGTGAAGATCCAAAGGCCATCACAACTCAATGGCTGCCTTTTGCAAGACGAGTCCAAAATGCGGTTCTGTTTCATACTTTTCATGTTAAGGGTACTGTTTATAtaactttttgtttgtgtgtctgtttgtttgtttgtttttttaagtgccaATTAATTAAAATGAGACCATTAAGGTGCATTTTGGGGTGGGGAATGGTACACTGAGAGCATTAAAGGAATATTTTATGGGTCACGGGTGGGGGGTGGGCGGGGTTGGTAAAACGGAACCAAACCTTTTTCACTAACGCTGTATTAATAATTGATAACGATAGTTGTTTAGAACAAGTTTTCAGTTTGTTATCTTAAAGAACTAAAACTGCAAAATGTTGTGTGTAGAGAATTCAGTCAAGCCACAGTGTTTTGAAGCAAGCGTTCTTAGGCATTCTTTTCTTATATTAGGCTACAGTATGGCTATCGAATGACAAATAGGacacagacatttaaaaatTTTTATTTAGTATAAACGAAAGAGACattataaaaatgtatattttacatgtcaatgctatttttgtttaacaaaaagaaaagagtatATCACATTGGGCTTTGGTGTTGAGTTTGAGCAGTCACATTGCTGCATTTGGCTTTTCCCTTGTCTTGCCCATGgtaaacatgaacacacacgAACCGTTTGCTTTTCTCATGTCATCCTgagttcattttattatttgctAGCTAAATAACAAAAAGTGGCAAGTTCACTAAAAAGAAAGCATGCACAAACTTGCTGTTTTGCTATctgttaacatttttaatttcatacATAGAACTACAGGATTTACTTGATAATTTTGAAAAATTTATGATGTACAGTATTTAATATAGGCCTATTTTGTTGTATGTGTTGCATATTATTCAAAAACCGAACAAACTGGGGCCTCTGTTACAAGTGGCAAAGCTTTCTGTGTATAATTTGTCTAATAAACAGGTTTTCTACAGTGGGATGGTATTTGTTGTCTTTGCTAATGTAGACAACCATCAAAGGAAAGTCACACTTCAAAATTCAACACGAAAAAATACAACAGTTTGTGAATAATTAGTTAAAGAAGAGGATATTTATCGTTCCTTACATTAAACAGCTGTGCTCAAACTTATTTTGGCATGTTCCCCTTGGCCCATGAATTTCATCAAttctttacaatataaaaacaaCCAGATGAATTCTCTGTGATGTAAACATTAGCACAGTAACATCAGCAAACTGTTGTTTATTTCTGAGGAAAAAAGTAATTCTACATAgtgtcactttttcttttttctaaccTGTTTGGCTGTGTCCCACCTGCAGTGGCTCTAAACCCCACCACGGACTGAGAAACACTGCACTAAACATATCACTTCCTGGTTCCCAACACAGGGGAAAACTCTtcacatgttttttaaaaaggaagcatctaaagatttaaattcacagcTTTCACcgttttcatgtattttacgGCAGCGTTGGTCCAGATACTGGATACCAGAATCATGATAGAAGTGGGTACAAATGTTTTGTGAGTTCATTTCATGTGTGGAATACGTGTGAAGTTCAAGCCTGAGCTAAGCTTTTGTGTCTTTCCCATATAGGCTATCACTTCAAAGGCCCGTATACTGCTGTTAACAGCTGGATAGAGATCCTGCTGAGGATGACTGCTGTCAAGTTCACTGGAGCATTACACTGCAATAGCCTTTGTGAACCAGATAGTGGCACTACATAGCTCCCACAAGTGTCTCTCTGAACTTACTGTTAGCACTCAGTGATGAGTTGAATGGTTGTCAGGCATTCCCAGAGCTAATTAGAATTAATGGAAGACAGTGATGGACACAGCTGAGCCACAGCAAATTTGAACTAAAGGTCTGAGATCACTGTAAGCAACTTAATGTAGACTTAACCACTCACATTTCACCCTTTTGAAGAGGAAGCATATAGATTATAGACTCTAAAACAACTATGGATTCTTTTTATGgcataaaatataacttgtaatAGATCTCTATATATTTAATGAGAAGCCTCAAGAAAATAATATAGACATGCACAAAGGTTTGTTATATATGATTTTACTAAAGATTAAGTCTATACTGGTTTAGCAGATATTCAGCTATAATGAAGGGAGTCTAGTTGAAATGCTGTTAATTTCGAGTTTTATTGACACTGCTCATACGCTGTAGGTAAAATGGATGAGTTCCAGTGAGTTCCAATTAAAACATCAAGTATTTAAATTCCATGATCTTCATTTTTCGGGAACAGGAAGCTTCCCCTCCGTTGTTTCCTATTTTAAAGTTACACATTTAGATTACTTCATCCGAAGCAATCCCAGATCTATGCGGGTTTAGTTGATTTAGTTGAAACGCAGATACGTTTTGAAATCCCTGTCCAGCTCCCCTCACCCCAGTCTCGTGCCCGTCGCGCCCCTGTCTCCAGGGAGATGGGAATGAGAAGGGGCAGCACGCAGACTCCTCTCGCGCACTGGAATGGGAGCCCGCCACTCTCCCTCGAGGAGCCCCCCAGGCGTGACCAATGGAACATAGAGTCTCCATTGTGGCTGCGACACTTTAATAATCGTCAGCTACAATATCCAACCTGTCGGTAGCTTCAGGAGCCCGGCACAGCCCGTTGGATGGGGGGGCTCGTAGGTGGGAAGAGGGGGCAAACGCTCGGCGCCAGACCTCTAGCCCGCAAGACGTCCCCATGATgaatacatgaataaaaaatggaaaagacTGATGTCGGATTATCTCTGAAATTATGGGGTTCCTTCCCACAATTCCTTGCTATATATTGTGTCGTGGATATCTCGCGGATTATGAATGAAAacgcaaaaaatatatatatattttttttcattatttgataagtttatttcatttgaatttggttagatttttttttaatattaccaGGATACTTTGGCAGCTACATTCGGGTTTGCATCTCTTGATCTTTGTGTCCCATACACCGATCTTCTGCATATCCTTCTAATCCTTCTAATTGACTGCGCTGAGCCCATTTCCCATCAGCAATCATCCTCTTGCTCTTTTGCCAGATGCCTAAAGTTTACATCTCGGTAAGCACGGCTCCTTTGATCATCAGACTGAACGTGGTTCAATTTGCTTCccgttgattttttttaactgtagctATAAAAGCCGTATTTCCTTTTTCTAAAGGTCGCCTATCTTATAGAAGGCATGGTGAAGTTTGGCAATAACGTcggtgtgtgtgcgcgcgcgagAGCCCTTCAACCGCGCGCCACTTGTGTCAGTACGGAAACAGTGTTGAGACCCCTACTCATATTTCCGTTCCCTGTGAAGCCCTTTTTTACCGACAGGGCGGTTCCGAGAGCTGGATCAAAAGGTTTTAGAGCCGctacaaaagaaaaatggaaactGGAGATGATCTGAGAATGAATGAATTGACAATGAGCGCGCGAGCCCCAGGAACCgctacattcttttttttttttttttttttttttttttttggcttttggtCACGCTTCATCTACCCACGACTTTTCTTCCTCAACTTTGTTCATTTCTGCTACTGGTGAAATCCAGCAGTTTGGTTTTGGCTGAAGCGGTTTTACAGTGGAAAGCATTAAATGAATTAACCGAGTCGCCGCTTCCACGGCCGTGGGTAGCAAATTAACCACTTGAACCTTGCCATTCGCCTCTTTAACCCTCTCCCTACTCTCCGTCATTCCTGAGATGTAACACGGGCTCAGAAGCAGGTAGGTGTTCTTGTCCCGTCCACGCTCCTCACCTAAAAACCGTCATCACTTGCACGTGCGTCCTGTGGGAGGTTCCCCTTACCTCCCTTGTGTTAAACACCCCCTTAAATTGTAACGTTATCATAAACAGTCCAGCGTCGGGGGGTCATAATCGCCTCTCTCGGGCTTTACCGAGACTTCTCATTGGACGTCAACACGCGACCGACGCGAGGAGGGGGGCTTCCAGGCGCGTGCCGCTTTTTAAACCGACGCCGCGCCTTGAGACACCAGAGAAGGAGTCTCGCACGcgacactcacattcacacggTGAGACAACATAGCTGTGCGTGCCTCCGATaactttttttctccacagtgtTTTTCTTGGGGGGGAATCATGGATGTCCTAACTATGGAGGGCTGGAGCAAAGGCGCACGTGAGGTGCCGGCCACGCACTCGCGGCAGCAGAGTTGTGGGagccccagagaggtggagaggGGAGGGAAGCAACAGTTCGAGGAGTCCCGCTACGAACCTGGGCTGACGCTCGTGGACAGCGATAGCGACCCACGCGCCTGGCTGGCTTCCGCTTCTGGCACCTGTGCGGCACACGCCACTTCACCCGACTACCTGCGGCACTCGCCATGTCCGAGTACCGGCTCCTACCACGGTGAGGAACAGCACCAGTGCGTGCAACTTTTGAGCAGCTTTCCCGTTAATTATCTAAAAACCGGCTCATGCAACAGGCAGCAGGGGCTATTGGTGGTAACTGAAGTAATTTATCAAGTTCTGGAAGTTAAATATAAACAGAAGGAGCGCTGCCTTTATGTAAAGTATAACGTTTTTTGCGCAGTTGGAAAGTTGTAACGAGTTTATTGTCTAAAATAGCACTGATACGCTTTTTTCACAACCCAGAGTGTAGcttaatttcttttcatttttcagagaGTGGCTCCCCGGGGTCCTCAGGCCATCCCAGCCCACAGGGCTACAGAAAACCTGCCAAGAGCCTCACGTCTTCTTCTCTCAAAGTCAGGGAGTTGTGTCGCCTTAAAGGCACCCTCACCGGGCCCGAAGAGGAGGCCTCCGTGAGACAGAGAGCCCCCTCCCACAAGCCTGTCAACGGGATTCAAAGGCAAAGGAGAGTGGCCGCCAACGCGCGTGAGAGAAGGCGAATGCACGGGCTCAACCATGCGTTTGATGAGCTGCGCAGCGTCATCCCAGCGTTTGACAACGACAAGAAGCTCTCGAAGTATGAAACTCTGCAGATGGCGCAGATTTACATCAACGCCCTCGCCGAGCTTCTCCAAGGTCCggtgtcctcctcctcctcctcttcctccagcagcagcagcagtaataACGACATCTCCAACAACATCAGCTCGCCAAAGTGTGACATTATGCTCTCATCCACCGCTGGTTATGACGGGATGAAGGACAGGGCCTCTCAGTCTCCCTCAACCTGCAGAGCAGCGGACCCTGCGCCCGTTTCAGGTAGCAGCTTACCTGTGCACATCAGCGGGGTGCCCTTCTGTTCCTCCTTCGACGAAAGTTCGTTTTCCACTAGAGTTGAAGAAGCGATGTGTTCCCCGTCTCCTTCGCCATCTGCTCGGGCGGGCAGTTCTCAGTTTGCAAATGGGAGGAAAGCGTCTCCCCGGAGCGACGGAGAGTTTTCCCCGCACTCCCACTTCAGTGACTCGGATGAAATAGCGATGGAGCTTCATTCGAGTGAAGAAGACGATCTTTCAGAACTGAAGCTGCCCTCACACCATCACCGCACAATTTCCTTCTAAATTCCCACATAAAGACACAGTATAGCGAAGTTTTTCTATAGCCTACAGTGAAGTAATGTCCACACAACGTGTCAATCATAGCGATAGTCCTGCGTTGACGAAATGCGTTTTTAAGAGAAATTCTTGCTTTttgcaaataaaagaaaaagaagtttaatgtttaatttaacTTGTTGCATCGTTTaaagatctttttttaaaatgtgagtaAGGCCTAATTCGATTCTGCCAATAAATATCTATCCTATAATTTTTCAGTCTCCATGGAGACGTGGTTGGAAGACCCCTCTGCCATGTCGCGCGCAGCACTGCCACGGGTATTTCCCACGTCCCTCCAACCAAATAGTTGTCTTCCACAAAAAATCACAAGTTTATGGATAATTGCTTATATTTGATAATGTAAAGACGTTTTTGTAGCTATGAAATgagttttgttgtgatttatgttttttttttttgtaaaaatgaattttgttTTGCAACTTTAAAAGTTCATGATGTGCACTTTAAACTATAAGAGCCAGAggctttgtttgttgtttgtttgttttcacaccataaatataaaaatagaggtttgctttgtttgttagtGTAGTGCTGCCAACCCATACAAATAGCCTATTTAATGTAGCCATCATTGCTGCcttcttttgtattttcttttttttttatcttcacatcagcttgtgtgtcttttttctttggttgagaactgtttttgttcttgtaTGTAATGTATTTATTGCTCATAGCCCATGTTTCATGTGATTTGCTTTTTTTAGTTAAATTTGccccaggaaaaaaagcaaTCATTCGCCATTCTTAGTTATGTTAATTTGATTttggaaataataaaaaaagcaaacgAAAATGTCATGTCTCTGTTTCTGTGACCCTTGAGACTCTATAACCGCAATAAcctttgatgatgatgatgatgatgatgatgatgatgatgatgatgatgatgatgatgatgatgatgatgataataataataataataataataataataataataataatttctttatttctacGGATAAATTCCAAGTAAAATAGCACCAAAACGTTTTATTGCCTAATTTTTGCATATAATGCATAAACCTTAACGAATTTTGAATCGATAAAATAACGTTAACGTCAGTTTTGGTTCCATAGGTTTTATGAGTTAGGCAAATGCAAATAGGCCAAGAAGTTTGATTTTATCCCTAAAGTtataggaggaaaaaaacagaaatttaaaCACGCATTTATGTTTAATTAAATACGCTTTTAATATTTGAGCTTCTCTTATGTAATGTGATGTAAACACGCGCTCGTAGGCCATATGTTGCAGGTGcacgccccccccccccggcctGTTGCACCTTGTGCTCCAAACTACAAGTTGCAGTGTTCGACTTCTTCAACACAGAAAAGTTCGCTTTAATTAATTTCAGTCTGTTGCTTCCttgaaacaaacttttttttctttttcctgaacTCTTGCCATGCTGTCCATTTGGTGAATACCGGATTTGTTAATGGGGAATGTGCATTAATTTCAGGCTATTGTTGGCAGGCTCGTGGGCCGAGGTGTTGGATGGCCTCAGTGAAGCACGCTCTGTCAGCTGGTGAGCGCTCACGGGTCCCCACCGTGTCCCCGAGGACCTGACTCGAGAGGGAACACACTTTTCTCCATTAAAGAAAGGCCTGCACACACACgagcgcgcgcgcacacacgcacacactgacacacgtGTACACCTCTTCGCCTCcgcttctttctttctctttctttctctccgtCAATTTAGACAAACACGCACGTGGAACGCACGCACCCCGCTCGCGCGGACTCTGGCAACCTGGGCTGCTGCGTGACTCAGGCTCAAATTAGTCGTCCCCTCCACCCCCGCCCCCTCTTTCTTCAGGCTATTTACTACAATGCTTAAAAACCCTGGCGGATAAAGGTGCCTGCTACAGAGGAGAGGAGCAAAATAGGCACCTTCGAAATTATTCATGATGGTGAGCAACCTGTTTGCTACCTGTCACTGCTCTGTCTCCCACCCACTGTTATGAGCCAATCGCAATCTGCGCCCCTGCGCTCGCCCCTCGAAGGCAGGGAATAAAGGGGAATATAATAAGGAATCCGTGTTAAATTATTAAAAGAATTTATGCAGCTAGAGCTGTATCCGAGTATGATCGGACAGCAATTTGAGCCGAGTTCGTTTTGCGGTGAAGCGAGCTCAAGTTTcgtaaacaatttttttttcagatggaTACAGAAGAGCCAGAACAGTAACACTGATCATCTGTGTAACCACCAACCCCCCGCAGAGATGTTTAAGACGTAACCGACTAGAATGAGGCCACAACAAGTATTCAAATTCTGGTCTAGGATCGGGTTCGAAGAATCACTGGCACTTCTCGTTATTCAGCGCGATGTTAACAGCTGTCTGAatcagataaaaacaaataaataagtaaacaaaTGAAACGAGATTAGCTGTAAAACGATATCCACGCATTGTGCACAACAAAGAATGTGGCGCCCGACGCTTTATGTTTAAGCGaagcagtttgtttttatttctaaagcATTCATGTTTGATGGGCTATGCAAATACTCAGGCTTAACTGGGAAACCCACAACCGCTGAGCTTTCCGGGGAGTTTCTATAATATAACAGGCTATTTGGATTTAAATTGATGGTTTACCGCAGAAACCCCAGGATTCGACTTCTAATAATGTAGAGTAATTTGCTGACTTCTTTCTTAATATAAAACGACACAATTATTCGGCTACATTAGGGTTAAAATTTCTATAAACAAACATATACAAAGTtgcaaggtaaaaaaaaaaacatttaaaaaaaagcatatctGTAACAGGTGGGATGCTGGTAGGCAGGTGGAGGTCTCGCTGTTTCAGgcacattaattattaatgCATGGAcgttatgaaaaaaaaaaaacagagtggtGGAGTTCGGGAGAACTGGGGCCCCTGACGC
This region of Pelmatolapia mariae isolate MD_Pm_ZW linkage group LG12, Pm_UMD_F_2, whole genome shotgun sequence genomic DNA includes:
- the atoh1a gene encoding protein atonal homolog 1a; protein product: MDVLTMEGWSKGAREVPATHSRQQSCGSPREVERGGKQQFEESRYEPGLTLVDSDSDPRAWLASASGTCAAHATSPDYLRHSPCPSTGSYHESGSPGSSGHPSPQGYRKPAKSLTSSSLKVRELCRLKGTLTGPEEEASVRQRAPSHKPVNGIQRQRRVAANARERRRMHGLNHAFDELRSVIPAFDNDKKLSKYETLQMAQIYINALAELLQGPVSSSSSSSSSSSSSNNDISNNISSPKCDIMLSSTAGYDGMKDRASQSPSTCRAADPAPVSGSSLPVHISGVPFCSSFDESSFSTRVEEAMCSPSPSPSARAGSSQFANGRKASPRSDGEFSPHSHFSDSDEIAMELHSSEEDDLSELKLPSHHHRTISF